From a single Arachnia propionica genomic region:
- a CDS encoding ABC-ATPase domain-containing protein — MGIDERGCASYRQLTGTYQLGSIQLAIGHVQVDPYVPPSRMRVILDPDTARLPA, encoded by the coding sequence ATGGGCATCGATGAGCGGGGGTGCGCCTCGTACAGACAGCTCACAGGCACCTACCAGCTCGGTAGCATTCAACTAGCTATTGGCCACGTTCAGGTCGATCCCTACGTTCCACCATCACGTATGCGAGTTATCCTCGACCCTGATACGGCGAGGCTACCTGCTTGA
- a CDS encoding transposase family protein, producing MSTPAKKPAHGEPTNTDRRNNTTINRVRYLIECVIANLKTWRVLHTDYRRPYNTFETTIQAVTGLIFAYTP from the coding sequence ATGAGCACCCCCGCGAAGAAACCCGCCCATGGTGAACCCACCAACACCGACAGGAGAAACAACACGACCATCAACCGTGTCCGCTACCTCATCGAATGTGTCATCGCGAACCTCAAAACATGGCGTGTTCTCCACACCGATTACCGCCGCCCCTACAACACCTTCGAAACCACAATACAAGCCGTCACCGGACTCATCTTCGCCTACACCCCATGA
- a CDS encoding DNA polymerase III subunit delta', producing MSVWDELVGQDRAVETLRRAVAGGRHAMTHAWLFVGPPGSGRSNAARAFAAALQCRDGGCGRCNDCRTSLSGAHPDVTLLRTEQLSIGVDEMRQLVSRANVAPVNRRWQVVVIEDADRVTERGADALLKALEEPAPKTVWLLCAPSADDVIVTIRSRCRELRLVTPPIEEVAKLLVRRDGVDEVMAQYCARAAQGHVGRARALALNEEARKRRHEILSLPARLNTLTDCLSAAESLVASASEEAGQLTADLDAREMTELQTALGMGTKRVKARGIQGAIKELEDQQKARAKRFQRDALDRVLTELTGYYRDVLACQTAPGVSFVNADIAEEITAFARRTRPEQTVRALDALLEARKALEGNVAPQLALEAMLLGLGRASHR from the coding sequence GTGAGCGTGTGGGACGAACTCGTGGGTCAGGACAGGGCCGTTGAGACGCTGCGACGTGCAGTGGCGGGTGGCAGACACGCCATGACCCATGCGTGGTTGTTCGTCGGACCGCCCGGGTCGGGGCGTTCCAACGCGGCACGGGCGTTCGCAGCCGCCCTGCAGTGCCGCGACGGCGGTTGCGGGCGCTGCAACGACTGCCGCACATCGCTGTCTGGTGCCCATCCGGATGTGACCCTGCTGCGCACCGAACAGCTCAGCATCGGCGTCGATGAGATGCGACAGCTGGTTTCCAGAGCCAATGTCGCACCCGTGAACCGCCGCTGGCAGGTGGTCGTGATCGAGGACGCGGACCGCGTCACCGAACGCGGCGCTGATGCGCTGCTGAAAGCCCTCGAGGAGCCCGCCCCGAAAACCGTGTGGCTGCTGTGTGCCCCCAGCGCTGACGATGTGATCGTCACCATACGTTCCCGTTGCCGGGAGCTGCGGCTGGTCACCCCACCGATCGAGGAGGTGGCGAAACTGCTGGTCCGCCGTGACGGCGTGGACGAGGTGATGGCCCAGTACTGTGCCCGCGCCGCCCAGGGGCATGTCGGTCGCGCCCGGGCCTTGGCGTTGAACGAGGAGGCCAGGAAACGGCGTCACGAGATCTTGTCGCTGCCCGCCCGGCTCAACACCCTCACCGATTGTCTGTCGGCAGCCGAATCCCTCGTCGCATCCGCGTCCGAGGAGGCCGGGCAGCTCACCGCAGATCTCGACGCCCGGGAGATGACGGAGCTTCAAACGGCGTTGGGAATGGGCACCAAACGCGTCAAGGCGCGTGGGATTCAGGGAGCCATCAAGGAACTGGAGGACCAGCAGAAGGCCCGGGCGAAACGTTTCCAGCGCGACGCCCTGGACCGGGTGCTCACCGAACTGACCGGCTACTACCGTGACGTTCTCGCCTGCCAGACCGCCCCTGGTGTGTCGTTCGTGAACGCAGACATCGCCGAGGAGATCACGGCCTTTGCTAGACGCACCAGGCCGGAGCAAACGGTGCGCGCCCTCGACGCCCTGCTGGAGGCCCGAAAGGCCCTCGAGGGCAACGTGGCGCCCCAGCTGGCCCTCGAAGCGATGTTGCTGGGGCTGGGGCGGGCCTCACATCGCTGA
- the tmk gene encoding dTMP kinase, translating to MSTSTTTPGLFVVFEGGDGVGKSTQVVELVSRLRNRRIEPVVTRQPGGTPIGEKLRELLLDPGHPELTARTEALVYAADKAQHVEEVILPALAYGKVVVCDRYVDSMIAYQGAGRVLDLAEVEQVARWATGGLRPDLTVLLDIDPAEAVANIRQQDRLEAAGLDFHRRAREHFLRLAGEDPERYLVLGARESRENIAEKVAEKVLALLG from the coding sequence ATGAGCACTTCCACGACCACCCCCGGTTTGTTCGTCGTCTTCGAAGGCGGCGACGGGGTGGGCAAGTCCACCCAGGTGGTGGAACTCGTTTCCCGGCTTCGGAACCGCCGCATCGAACCCGTCGTGACGCGGCAGCCGGGCGGCACCCCGATCGGCGAGAAGCTGCGCGAACTTCTGCTGGACCCCGGCCACCCGGAGTTGACCGCCCGCACCGAGGCGCTGGTCTATGCCGCTGACAAGGCCCAGCACGTCGAGGAGGTGATCCTCCCCGCCCTGGCATACGGCAAGGTGGTGGTGTGCGACCGCTACGTCGATTCGATGATCGCTTACCAGGGGGCGGGTCGGGTGCTGGATCTCGCCGAGGTGGAGCAGGTGGCGCGCTGGGCGACGGGCGGGCTGCGGCCAGACCTGACCGTGCTGCTCGACATCGACCCCGCTGAGGCGGTTGCGAATATCCGGCAACAGGATCGTCTGGAGGCCGCAGGCCTTGACTTCCACCGTCGCGCCCGCGAACACTTCCTCCGGCTGGCCGGCGAGGACCCGGAACGTTACCTCGTGCTGGGCGCCCGCGAGTCGCGGGAGAACATCGCTGAAAAGGTCGCGGAGAAGGTGCTCGCTCTGCTCGGGTGA
- a CDS encoding transposase family protein produces MSCWSWSKRPELYSGTHHTTGVNLQVACTLAGHLAWICPPLPGSVHDAKAIKESEFLTTLNGQSHIGDKKAYSQTARQPEKPLVSAHLGRAVNRPQRLHRIGNEHPREETRPW; encoded by the coding sequence ATGTCCTGCTGGTCATGGTCGAAGCGTCCCGAACTGTACTCAGGCACACACCACACCACAGGAGTGAACCTGCAAGTGGCCTGCACCCTAGCCGGACACCTCGCCTGGATCTGCCCACCCCTGCCGGGTAGCGTGCATGACGCAAAGGCCATCAAGGAATCCGAATTCCTCACAACCCTCAATGGCCAAAGTCATATCGGAGACAAAAAGGCTTATTCACAGACGGCGCGCCAGCCAGAAAAACCCCTAGTCAGCGCACACTTGGGAAGGGCCGTGAATAGACCTCAAAGGCTACATCGGATTGGGAATGAGCACCCCCGCGAAGAAACCCGCCCATGGTGA